The following coding sequences lie in one Glycine max cultivar Williams 82 chromosome 19, Glycine_max_v4.0, whole genome shotgun sequence genomic window:
- the LOC102669108 gene encoding uncharacterized protein, translating to MTSSSMVPFQVPILNNNNYDNWSINMKALLGVQDVLEIVEKGHTETENKDSLSQTQRDSLRDSRKRDKKALYLIYQGLNDDAFEKVLKAKSVKEAWEKFQTLYKGIDPVKKVCLQTLRAIMVTNQLKRNGEKLDDVKIMEKILRSLDPKYEHIVTIIEETRDLEAMTIEQLLGSLQAYEEKKRKKEGIMEQLLKTQVNSMVSIKELDESVSCNVAFGD from the coding sequence ATGACAAGTAGCAGCATGGTTCCATTCCAAGTTCCAATCCTCAACAATAACAACTATGACAATTGGAGTATCAATATGAAAGCTCTTCTTGGTGTGCAAGATGTTTTGGAGATAGTAGAGAAAGGTCACACAGAGACAGAGAATAAGGATAGTCTCTCTCAAACTCAAAGAGATAGTTTGAGAGACTCAAGAAAGAGAGATAAGAAGGCTCTCTATCTAATCTATCAAGGATTAAATGATGATGCTTTCGAGAAGGTTTTGAAAGCAAAGTCGGTGAAAGAAGCGTGGGAGAAGTTTCAAACCTTATATAAGGGAATAGATCCGGTCAAGAAGGTATGTCTTCAAACTTTAAGAGCTATAATGGTCACCAATCAACTTAAGAGAAATGGTGAAAAGCTTGATGATGTAAAAATTATGGAGAAAATTCTTAGATCATTAGATCCAAAGTATGAACATATTGTCACGATAATCGAAGAAACAAGAGACTTGGAGGCTATGACCATTGAGCAACTTTTGGGCTCGTTACAAGcttatgaagaaaagaaaaggaagaaggaagGGATCATGGAGCAACTACTCAAGACACAAGTTAACTCAATGGTGAGCATCAAGGAGCTTGATGAATCAGTGAGCTGCAACGTGGCCTTTGGAGATTAA
- the LOC100812893 gene encoding GDSL esterase/lipase 5 isoform X1: protein MASPKFSFCFLVLFVSSYGITCCLGDIWHPKEHAALFVFGDSLFDVGNNNYINTTADNQANYSPYGETFFNYPSGRFSDGRVIPDLIADYAKLPLSPPYLFPGYQRYLDGVNFASAGAGALVETHQGLVIDLKTQLSYFKKVSKILSQELGDAETTTLLAKAVYLINIGSNDYLVSLTENSSVFTAEKYVDMVVGNLTTVIKGIHKTGGRKFGVLNQSALGCIPLVKALLNGSKGSCVEEASALAKLHNGVLSVELEKLKKQLEGFKYSYVDFFNLSFDLMNNPSKYGLKEGGMACCGSGPYRRYYSCGGKRAVKDYELCENPSDYVFFDSIHPTERFNQIISQLMWSGNQSIAGPYNLKTLFEE from the exons ATGGCAAGCCCAAAATTCAGTTTCTGTTTCCTAGTTCTTTTCGTAAGCAGCTATGGCATAACTTGCTGCCTAGGGGATATATGGCATCCAAAAGAACATGCTGCCTTATTTGTATTTGGAGATTCATTATTTGATGTTGGAAATAATAATTACATCAATACTACTGCTGATAATCAGGCAAATTACTCTCCATATGGGGAAACCTTCTTCAATTATCCAAGTGGTAGATTTTCTGATGGTCGCGTGATTCCAGATTTAATAG CTGATTATGCTAAGTTGCCTCTAAGCCCACCATATCTTTTTCCTGGTTATCAAAGATACCTTGATGGAGTCAATTTTGCATCAGCAGGAGCTGGGGCTTTGGTTGAAACCCATCAAGGACTG GTGATAGATCTGAAAACTCAACTAAGTTATTTCAAGAAAGTCAGCAAGATATTGAGTCAGGAACTAGGAGATGCGGAAACCACAACTCTGCTGGCCAAGGCAGTGTACTTGATTAACATTGGAAGCAATGATTATTTAGTCTCTCTGACAGAAAATTCGAGTGTCTTTACTGCTGAGAAATATGTCGACATGGTAGTTGGTAACCTTACAACTGTGATCAAG GGGATTCACAAGACAGGAGGGAGGAAATTTGGGGTTCTTAACCAGTCAGCTTTGGGTTGTATTCCATTGGTCAAGGCACTATTAAATGGATCTAAAGGTTCCTGCGTGGAAGAAGCTTCAGCGCTAGCCAAACTACATAACGGTGTGCTTTCTGTGGAACTTGAGAAGTTAAAGAAACAACTAGAAGGATTTAAATATTCATACgttgatttttttaacttatcatTTGATCTTATGAACAACCCCTCAAAATATG GGTTAAAAGAAGGCGGCATGGCATGCTGTGGCAGTGGCCCTTACAGGAGATATTATAGTTGCGGAGGTAAAAGAGCAGTGAAAGATTACGAGTTATGTGAGAATCCTAGCGATTATGTTTTCTTTGACTCCATTCATCCTACTGAAAGGTTTAATCAGATTATTTCCCAGCTTATGTGGAGTGGAAACCAAAGTATTGCTGGCCCATACAATCTCAAAACACTATTTGAAGAATAA
- the LOC100812893 gene encoding GDSL esterase/lipase 5 isoform X2: protein MASPKFSFCFLVLFVSSYGITCCLGDIWHPKEHAALFVFGDSLFDVGNNNYINTTADNQANYSPYGETFFNYPSGRFSDGRVIPDLIADYAKLPLSPPYLFPGYQRYLDGVNFASAGAGALVETHQGLVIDLKTQLSYFKKVSKILSQELGDAETTTLLAKAVYLINIGSNDYLVSLTENSSVFTAEKYVDMVVGNLTTVIKGIHKTGGRKFGVLNQSALGCIPLVKALLNGSKGSCVEEASALAKLHNGLKEGGMACCGSGPYRRYYSCGGKRAVKDYELCENPSDYVFFDSIHPTERFNQIISQLMWSGNQSIAGPYNLKTLFEE from the exons ATGGCAAGCCCAAAATTCAGTTTCTGTTTCCTAGTTCTTTTCGTAAGCAGCTATGGCATAACTTGCTGCCTAGGGGATATATGGCATCCAAAAGAACATGCTGCCTTATTTGTATTTGGAGATTCATTATTTGATGTTGGAAATAATAATTACATCAATACTACTGCTGATAATCAGGCAAATTACTCTCCATATGGGGAAACCTTCTTCAATTATCCAAGTGGTAGATTTTCTGATGGTCGCGTGATTCCAGATTTAATAG CTGATTATGCTAAGTTGCCTCTAAGCCCACCATATCTTTTTCCTGGTTATCAAAGATACCTTGATGGAGTCAATTTTGCATCAGCAGGAGCTGGGGCTTTGGTTGAAACCCATCAAGGACTG GTGATAGATCTGAAAACTCAACTAAGTTATTTCAAGAAAGTCAGCAAGATATTGAGTCAGGAACTAGGAGATGCGGAAACCACAACTCTGCTGGCCAAGGCAGTGTACTTGATTAACATTGGAAGCAATGATTATTTAGTCTCTCTGACAGAAAATTCGAGTGTCTTTACTGCTGAGAAATATGTCGACATGGTAGTTGGTAACCTTACAACTGTGATCAAG GGGATTCACAAGACAGGAGGGAGGAAATTTGGGGTTCTTAACCAGTCAGCTTTGGGTTGTATTCCATTGGTCAAGGCACTATTAAATGGATCTAAAGGTTCCTGCGTGGAAGAAGCTTCAGCGCTAGCCAAACTACATAACG GGTTAAAAGAAGGCGGCATGGCATGCTGTGGCAGTGGCCCTTACAGGAGATATTATAGTTGCGGAGGTAAAAGAGCAGTGAAAGATTACGAGTTATGTGAGAATCCTAGCGATTATGTTTTCTTTGACTCCATTCATCCTACTGAAAGGTTTAATCAGATTATTTCCCAGCTTATGTGGAGTGGAAACCAAAGTATTGCTGGCCCATACAATCTCAAAACACTATTTGAAGAATAA